Sequence from the Sander lucioperca isolate FBNREF2018 chromosome 16, SLUC_FBN_1.2, whole genome shotgun sequence genome:
ATTTATAATAAGTCCCTAATGTGTTATTTCATTTGTATATTTGTCACATGTGAGCCCatagtacttacttattttttccaacatgtagaggaaaaaaaaacaccttttaaGACATTGTGTGGAGAGCCTTTAATAAACTCACACTAGAAAGCGATTTTCAATACCaactaattttttttcttctctttggtCAGAGATCCTTGGAGACATGTTAACATCCATAATTCACCATGTCCAGTGAATACAAAAgcatttctgtttctgttaatGGTTGTTACCTTGCTGCAAGCCAGATGTAATGCTGTGTTCCTGTTTGTATCCTGTAGTGTGAAGTCTGCTTTAGCACTGCTCACCAGCATCTCTGCAACACATGAATGAAGATGGTTACATGTCAAAGGTTTAGAAATCAAAGGCCAATATTGTATCTATGACACATAGCGGGTGTACTGACCCACAGTATTGGTTTGTCCGCTTATAGCGGCCATCATCAGCGGtgtcctgcgtgtgtgtgtgtcgaccACGTTTGCCTGAGCTCCGTGGCTAAGCAGAAGGGAAACACACTCCACATGGTCGGAAAAAGCTGCAGCGTGTAGGGGGGTCCTGCGTTGACACAAACACAGTTGACAACATACCAGCAGAGCTTGTGCCCACCCTAAACAACTTTCATAAAAAACATGATGTTATTTGAGTCCGTTTGCAGCCCTCACCTGCCCTTGGAGTCAGTGGTGTTGACGATATTCGTTCCCAGGGAGTCAATCAAcatctcagccactccctcgtTATTGTTCATACTgaaatacacaacacacactgtcacatacCCTCAGACCAGATCAGACCAGTGTCTATCTACATTAAAACATTCATTGGTACAAACAGACATCGCTTACACAGCACAGTGCAGCGGACTGAAAGCGTTGCCCTTAATCTTCTTGAACACCTCCTGGTCTAACAACAACTCCACACAAGCATCGTATCCTAAGAAAACAAAGAGAGGATAGAGGTACAAAGGGAGGAACAGACGAGAATACTACATTGCTGTGGCTTCATACAGAGCAGACATGTATCTCAAGTAAGTCCTGCTGTGTCCCAGTACCGTTGTAGCAGGCCCAGTGCAGTGGTGTGTAGCCCTGGTTGTCAGTgaggtgtgtttgagtgtgtgtggaggtggTCATGGCCTGCAGCAGGGCACCCAGGACACCCACACGGCCGCAAGCGGATGCCAGGTGAAGAGGGGAGTGGCCCCGGatgtctctgacacacacactggcccCCCGCTGGAGGAGGGCCTCCACACTCTCCTCCTGGCCAGTCACCGCCTGTGTGAAACAtcagaaagtgaaaaataatattAGTAATAAATATATCATAATAGAAAAGGATTAATCAAAGTTGTAATGTCAgtaaaaaattataaataagtTGTAatgttagtgagtgtgtgtgaatgtctcaCCCCTCGGTGTAGTGCCGTCCTCCCCCAGCGGTCCTGATACTCTACACTGGCCCCTTGACTGAGTAGAGAGTACACACACTCTGTGTGTCCATTTAGCACTGCCAACATCAGAGGAGTCCTGTACACAGTGTGGAAATATGACTTAAGACAgttcatttgatttatttatgaaACTAGTTAAAGTTACCTCCTCAAAGTGAAAACCTCCAGCCTAAGCCATTTTGtccatgcacacatacagtatacatactcACTGTCCGTTGGCGTCTTGTACATCCACATTAATGTGTTGGTCGTTGTTGCTCATGAGCAGGCGCAGGCACTCTGGGTGGCCATTCATAGCTgcggcagacacacacacatgccagagTATGACTTTTCTAAAGCAACATGTTTGCCATTTTAAAAGACAGAGAATAAACCTTGTTCATGTGATGTGAAGGTGTTACATCCAAACAGATTTCAGACAGAGTATGTAACTGCCTGTATGTATACCTGCAGCATGTAtggctgtctgtttgtgtgtgtagtcacAGGTCATGGGTGAGGAGCCATGGTGCAGCAGCAGGGAGACACACTCTTGGTGACCCTTGGAGCAGGCCAGGCTGAGGGGCGTCTGGCCCTCTGAGCTGCAAACATCCACTTCCAGCATGGACGATAAGAGAACCTCTAAAGCTCCACAGTGTCCATGGTAGGCCTAAATCAGTGGAAGACACATACTTCTTGTATGTCTAATGGTAATAGatacagcagagacagagaaatcctgtgtgtgagagagacaaataaagaaaacactgacaaatCCTTGAACTCACCGCCAGGTGGAGTGGACTGACGGGGGCCTGGCTCTCTGAGTCACCCAGGATGCCTGTTGCTGATGTCTCCATTAACTGAAATAGAGAGATGGTTCCCATATTACTATTTTCAGATCCAGGTTTGGCACACATGGCAAGTCACTGCCTCATTAAAAGTTGCACAGAAATGTCATGGTTACATGACATGACATGGTCACACTGCTCCACATGGTCCAAATGAATTGAAAGAGAGGTTAGGGGTACCAGGAGGAGCTTTATGTTAAAACCATTTTTTGCTAAATGCTAACCAATTGTTATCCAATCAATTACAAGACAGAAGATGTATCACAGTAGTTTCATCTGTGTCAGATTATCTAACCATTATGTTCCCGATCTGCCCAACAGAGGGAGCCAATTACAAATAATTAATCAATGTAAGGGCTCATTGTGTTACAGTGGATGACATTTCTTTCTTACCACATCAAGAGGTGTCTCACTTGCCATCtgaaagaaacagacagagacttGTGTGCTGTAGTTTTCTCTACAGTTCTAAAAGTTTTTAGCACATGGAAGTGATCAGACTTTCTGACCGTCTGTAGGACATGCACGATATTTTCACTCTGTGTGGTGGCTGTACGTACCAGTTCCAGGCAGAGTGTGCGTCCGTAAGATGAGGCATAGTGCACTGCACTATAACCCTGCGTGTCTCTAATTCCTGGATCAGCATCGTTCCTCAACAGGTACTCCACACACCTGACAATAACAAAGCCTTCATCTGACTTTGATACGTAACGACAAACAGTATCAATTAAACACAGAGTAGAACTTACTTTCCATCAGTGTCGGCTGCAGCAGCGTAGTGCAGGGGACTGCAGCCTCTCTGGTCCAGCTCATTGATGCTCGCCCCAGAGCCCACCaaggcaaacacacactggtAGTTACAGTTAGCTGATGCATAGTGTAGTGGAGTCCTGGGATGGTCAGAGAGTCAACATCAGCTATTATTTATGCTAGTGAGGACTTACTTATTCCTCTACTCCGCAAAATGTGGTCAAAAGTCTTCCTCTGTCTTCAGACCGTATTTTATTTATATGCCTAACATTCCTGGAATTAAACCACATGCTTGGCTCACCTTCCAAAGTTGTCTTTCCTATTAAAATCCGCTCCTATGTTTAACAGCAGATTCAGACACTCCAGGTTCCTGGTTAGAGAGACAGCTTTAACAGTGATGTTTTGTTGACATACCAATCTATTGTAATCAAGTGCACGGATAATATTTCAGTGCATATGGGAGATGAAAAAAAAGGATGAATGCTGtaacaaagaaaagcattaaAGAGGCTCAGAAATTAAACAATAATAAGGCAGTGAGTAGGAACAATGACTCACcctccagctgcagcagcatgTAGACAGGTCCTTCCAAAGTCATCAGGGGTGTCTATGTCAAACCCTGCAAAAATATGCGATCAGCATCAATTAGGATGTCAACTAGGTGATTCCAGTGACAAGAATGGTGTCAGCATGAATGTACCTGAGGACAGCAACTTCCTGCAGCAATCTGAGAAGCCACTGAGAGCTGCCAGGTGTAGAGGGAACATCCCATGAATGCCTCTCCTAAAAAGATTTAAGGCAGAGAAGGCAAGTCATCACAGGAGGGTCAGGTGTGAGAGCATAGGCGCATTTTCGAtgacagaaagaaaacaaaaaagaggtTGAAAGAATGGTTTATCCTAAGTTAAACCATCACCCCCCTTAAGCAGATTATATTCAGTGGGAAGATAGACTGATGGCTAAATGTCAATTGTTACTAACTTGGCGGTGTTGGCTCTGTGTTTGATGAGTGCTGTGATGATGAGTTCATGGCCATAGCGGGCAGAGATGTGAAGGGCAGTGTTTTGGCTCCTGTCCTCACAATCAATCTCAGCTCcttcacacacataaataaaggGTATATGTATGCATTTGCATTAAAACACTCAGGAATTAAGCAGACAGCACACTGTTGTGGCTCTCACCATTTTGAACGAGGGCCTGAGAGCAGGAGAACCTTCCATGTGTTGCTGCCATGTGGAGGGGAGTCTTACCATCCTTACTCTGgacagatggagggagagatagTGGAGACAAGCAGAGAAGGACAAAGACGATGATTATGATTTTCTGTGGAGTACTGAttctatacagtatatcagtgTTGCAGTGCATAGAGATATACAGTTTAGTGCCAGTGCGGTAAGCTGACTCAGCATCAGAGTCTAACGCTGTAGTGTTAGAAAGCTTAGCATGAACAGAAGCTATCTTAGACCCCCTTGTGGACCACacgcacacatccacacacatatTCCATGAGCAGCTTGCAGCCTCAGGGAGCCACCCCCTCCACCGTCATCTTCCATATGGCCTTGCATCTTGAGGCTGTGGGGACCTAATATCAGTTTCCATCACTGCTACCAAAGTGTTAACTGTCATTTTTAACTTTCTACTAGATACTGGGCAGCATACACATAAAAAGCTGAGGACACAGGCTCCTTTTCTTTGTGTACAGGTGATGTACACACTCAAATACCATTTCTCAGCTAAATGACACGTGTTTGTATGAAAGTGTATCTGCACTTGGACACACCGGCATGTTGATGTGAGCTCCATGGGACAACAGCAGCTCCTGGCACAGTGCCCCCTGTCGTGAGGACGAGGCAAAGTGGAGAGCGGAAAAACCCCTCTCATTCACCTGAAAGAAAGGTACCAAACAAcacaattaaacacacacactctccccacGCACATACTATTTCAtagaaggacacacacacacacacacacacacacacacacacctgattgACGTTGGCCCCTGCCTCGATGAGCTCACTGACCACCACATCCTGTCCATTGTAACAGGCCAAATGGAGAGGAGTGTTGCCGTAGCTGTTCACCTCGTTGACCTATGCAAGGAGAGAAGAAATCAATGTTTGCATTTTATTGACTTGAGAAAATTATATCGATATGATTTAAAACagctttaatatttacagttgaAGATTTATCTAGGTAAAAGGGTTATGGCACATTATTTACGCAACAAGGACACTGCTAATGCATGCatatgtgtaatgtgtgtgtctgtactgaCGTGGACCCCCAGGCTCAGCAGGTAGTGCACTGTGCTGCTCATGCCACTGGAGGCGGCTGCATGGAGCGGAGTATATGCTTTTTTGTCCTTACAGTCAACCTCTGCTCCACTGGCCACCAATAACTTTACCACTTCCAAGTGACCTGAAACAGATGAGGGAGGGGAAGAAATGATATTGATCAAAATTCAACTTAAGTCAAGGCACGTTCATTTCGCCATGTACTATTTATGGAAGTGACAACTAAGGAGAGACAGAGGCTTCAACAGTCTCACCCATGTAGGCTGCCCAGTGGATGGCTCTCCTGTCCTTCTTGTCAAATGCATTAATGTTGGCTCCTCTGGACAGCAGCAACTTCACCATCTATCACACAAAAGGAAATTAACTAGATGCTGACATGTATGTGAgtgtccttgtgtgtgtctAAATGAGACCCACCTCTACATGTCCACTGAAGGCAGCGTGGTGCAAAGCAGTGCGTCCCGCCCGGTCAGACACGTTGACGTTGCTAAGCAGCGGGACCAAAGCCTCAGCACAGCGTACTGCCTTGTTGCTAGCTGCAACATGGAGCGGCGTCTGCCAGTTCTTGTCACGGGCGTTAACATCTGCACTGTGCTTCAGCAACACTGCCACTGCATCCTGGATGGAGAGGGAGAATGGTTCAGAGTGTGCCGACAGAGGCTCTATTTCTAATTTGCCTCAGTGTACTAACAAAGTACACACCAATGTGCGCAGATGGCTATGAATGGGTGGTTTGAAAAGTATTTGCTATTCTTAGGGGGCTTTATAGCACTGAGAAGGAGAAACAATGCAAGTAAGCAAGTGTTAGTGTGGGCAAGTGTGGGCATGTTGCCCAGCCAGGACCAAGCAAAATAGGTAAAGAGATTTTAAAGGTTTATCACATACCAACACACTGCACAGTGGTTGTGTCACTTTACCCTTTTAAGGACAAATCTGTAACATCTGTGAACATCTCGGCAGCAATACTTTTCTACATCTCATGCCAGTAAGGTAACTACAAGATATCCTTTCTGGTATGCGTGTTGCTGCACTAACCTGTGTTTTCTGCCCCCACAGGGGTTTCACTGAAATTAAATAAGTTGGCATTTTTGTTGCAGTGCTATTGTCAGTGGAAAAGCTCCCTTAGTAGGGTTGCATTTTGGGTTCATCATACAGGGGATTATCAAAGGTATAAAAAGTTACAACCTAATTGTGAGACGAACATAattatataaattaaattaaatattattatattaattaaatattataaatatatattaaataggCACATCATTACAGTGGAGTCACCACCGTACACATTAgcacgtgtgtttgtgtaatgtgTTACCTCACTACAAGAGGCGACAGCTCGATGAAGAGGAGTCAACCACTTGTTATCTTTGGCATTAACTCTGGCTCCTTGAATGAGAGAAGGAGAGTGAGCAAGAGATGTCAGAGATAAGTCAACGATGGCAGACACAGCAAAGACAAACATAGTGGAAAACCCGTAAAAATGTCTGATCActgaaaaaatacattaaaggcTCAAGATACCTAACAGTAATTGATAGAAAGAGTGTGAAGAGTAAAACTCTTAAAGATAAACTAACAgttaaaaaaggtttttaccatgccttaaggctctgacacaccaacccaagggccgaccgttggcagaaaaggcagttggactgactgcctccctgagttggtcaaaaaagtgcctcagaacacaccgaagcgacgccgacttgagcgtacattCTGCGCATGCAcgagacataatacgtctccataacagcaggcggtgctaatctgtattgttgcccaaaaaatgaaaactggcagctgattggacaaatgcgtcacgtgggtctggctgctcccggattttacaaaCGGGCATAATGGCAGCTTGAAtcggaatacaatctcatattttacgaagatagttcaccgaaatgcgtttctgaaaacattttaaccttaaccctaactctTAGTCACGCCCATcccgctccaccaatcagattggtcattgagtccgactgcctgcCTTCCGATTcgacatgtcaaatcggcccaaatgaaggccgacgggtcctccgactgacgacggcacggaacacagcgaacagactcgagtcactgacctcgccagactatCCGACAGCCAATAATCGAGTTgctgtgtcagggcctttatgGGAAGGTGCTGTTGTGAGCTAACAGTGCACTGTTGGGAGAAGATGGCCTTCAGGTCTGCCAGAAATAttgttaagtttaggcaacaaaactacttgcttaggtttaggaaaatatcatggtttgggtttaaATAGACCCTTTTTGGCAGAAAGGCCCTGAAGGCTAACTCCTTCCATGTGCCAACAGTGCCTAGAAGATATAAAATTCCCATGATCCTCTGTGGCCCAGCTTGAGGGTTAAAATAGCCCTGAAGCTGCACCTGTTGCTTGCTCTTCACATTATTGAGAAACAGtgaacacaaatacacacacacacgcacacacacaccttccacacTACGCTTGTGTTAGGGTTGGCCCCACCTCCTAACGTGCTCAGCTGACTTCACAGAAAGTGAAGCCGTCATAGACCCTATCAGATGATTGATAAATAACAAGTCACCAAGAGAGGGTGACAGCCACAGAGCAGTGGGCAGACACACAGGCATGTAAACTAATGAGGGAACAGGGAGCAACATGTGGGgaggagaaaaatgaaaaacaggcAGTGGCTTTTGGAAAGTTTAGGAAAGCATGGCGTGATTTTTGGTATTATGACTCAAATCTTGTCTTTCTTCAAACAAGTCAAAAAACAGACAATACATTTGTTTCCAATTTAGTTTGACCTGTTTAATGATTTAGGAAGGAATGTTTAAATATACAAAGCAATTAATAAACATTAGACAAATATATCAGAGCTAATATGCACAGATGAAAAATAGGAGCGGATGGCTGTATAAAGAAATGGTTGCTAACAGCTAGTGTGGATGGATGAGTAAGCTTTCAAGTAGAATTAATACGAAAGGTGGGTGGAGATTAGCTGTAAATTAAATGGAATGGATGGCTAAACAGATTGATGGCTGTGCTGTAGTGTTTATTACCTGAGAGAATGAGCAGTTCAATGATCTCAGCGTCTCCCAGGTAGGCTGCAGCATGCAGAGGCGTCCTCTTCTCGTTGTCCTGACAGGAGAtcccaaaacacagaaaaacacaaatttaagcatgtgtattatttctctttttcacACAAACATAGGCTTTGagacacatgctcacacataaacacacatcatGATGGGGTGAAGGCATAAATAACATGCCCCAAACAAAATCTATAGACCTCACACTGTTGCAGACCACAAGAAATATGAGACTAGAGCCACAAGGAGAAAAATGTCTATCATGTCTTCCTCACTTCGCTCTATCACTTCAATACACCATGCTGCCGCacccccacctctctctctttcagtgtAGTGGCGAGCAATCAACAGAGTGGGGCTATAAACAAATGTCATGTGACAGCAATAGGCCTGGGCCAGTGTTGCTGACTCCAAAAGACTCAGGCCCAGTGTGATGACCCCAGCACTATAGACCCACAAGGACAGAGGGAAAAACAAAGAGTGTGAAAACACAATGTAGTGTAAACTGAGGACATATATTCAGTAAGAATAGGGATGAACAGCAAAAGCGATGGGAGAAAAAAGGAGGAGTATCAAGTAAAGGTTATGTCCTTTAACCATAGGTGAGTGGAAGTGTTAGGAACAGTTCATGTGTCCTGCCCTGATTGACAGCTATATGAGACGGGGAAGCTGCCAGAAGGCACTCTGAATCAGTCAATCGATCAATTGTAGCCTGCTGGGTTACTGCTGCTCTccttagtgttttttttttatatgtcatGGTGTGTATGTGAAGCTAGCTACAGTTTGAAAGACAAATACACATGGGTGCGATCAGAAcaaaacgcacgcacacacgcatgcacgaaGAGTGTGACTTACCTGAATGTTGACATCCTCTTTCTTGAATATGAGGGAGCGAACTTCATCTGGGTCCACGTTGAAGATGGCTCTTAACAGAGACGGCTACAGAGACAAGGACAAGGAAATGCTGATGTACACTACTACATACTCGATTTGCAAGGCAGTCAATTTCTATGCTGACAACTGTGTTATCAGTGAGAGTTATGAGAGTTACAAATGGGAgagtctcacacacagacactataATCCTGAGCTGGGAAAGAGCCATAGGTCACAAATGGCTGCATATCACCGATTTGTTTATGACTGTAGCAGCTGCAGCATAcatcacataaacacacacacacacacacacacacacacacacacacacacacacacacacacacacacacacacaattacgtAAATGTTTGAGTCGGTGAGGGGTTAAAGCTGATAAGAATGTAAATAGCAGTGTTAAAGACAAGTGGAACAATTTTAACAAGTTATACAAGGTATGCATTTTCTAGGAGGAAGCTGCAAATGAGAGATACATAAACCCATTGAGCACACCTCTTTAATACTACTCTCACTGTTGTTTCATTGATGTACGTCTGACGTGTGCATGAATGTAAGCACAAGCATGAgatgagatgatgatgatgagatgAGTGCCTGACACTGAGTTGGATTTGTAAACAGTGTTGCTCAGCAGTCATCATAAACAAGGTAATGGTGGGTAACAAAAGTGCATGAGTCCCTTCAAATTAAAGGCTAAAGAAGGTAATGccagtttaaagctatagtgtgtagtttctgccgccgccatgaggaattctaagtaatgacaaaacTGTGATACAAGCTTTCCATGACCGCGCACCGCCCTCAGCCTTGATGGTAAAAAATCAAAGTGAAACTAATTCACAATTTTGGGCTacaattttgtatttttccCACATCatcttaaaaacacaaaaactttgTTAGTGTTACATTAAAGATATTGCTGGACAATAAATTGCACAACCGTAACTGGCTAGTGACTGTGATCGTGATTATAAATTTGTCACTAAGATCTGAGCGacaaagtgactttattttatgATAACACTACTCTCACTTGACTTTATTATATGATCATTATAGCAAACTGTTTCCTTGTTTTAATATGGCAGGATAAATAATTAGTCTTAGAATTTTAACTCAGACATAACATTGCTAATTTA
This genomic interval carries:
- the LOC116066868 gene encoding serine/threonine-protein phosphatase 6 regulatory ankyrin repeat subunit A isoform X4, which gives rise to MRSERASRVCIVVLEEVEEDEPSSSPTPPQPKSSPDRKSHHASRRAATQEDKPSLLRAIFNVDPDEVRSLIFKKEDVNIQDNEKRTPLHAAAYLGDAEIIELLILSGARVNAKDNKWLTPLHRAVASCSEDAVAVLLKHSADVNARDKNWQTPLHVAASNKAVRCAEALVPLLSNVNVSDRAGRTALHHAAFSGHVEMVKLLLSRGANINAFDKKDRRAIHWAAYMGHLEVVKLLVASGAEVDCKDKKAYTPLHAAASSGMSSTVHYLLSLGVHVNEVNSYGNTPLHLACYNGQDVVVSELIEAGANVNQVNERGFSALHFASSSRQGALCQELLLSHGAHINMPSKDGKTPLHMAATHGRFSCSQALVQNGAEIDCEDRSQNTALHISARYGHELIITALIKHRANTAKRGIHGMFPLHLAALSGFSDCCRKLLSSGFDIDTPDDFGRTCLHAAAAGGNLECLNLLLNIGADFNRKDNFGR